The stretch of DNA ttaaaacaatgttcgTAAATTAtctaatagatttttttaatgcattcagCAAAGCACGAGAATGACATTTGTCTGAATTTGAAGTTTTTAGTACttattattcaaatttaaacATTAGTTTGCCTCTTGAGTGCGAACcgatacaaaataaataaaataatattgttttataaaCATTGTCGATAAAACTCTTGACACTAGTTTAACAAAGTTCTATGGGAATCTCGCCAAGCTGAAACTAGACTTGGCATCTCATTTTCAGTGCCACCACTAAGTTGTCGCCAAGTAATTGCTAAGCTATGACAGGGATGCCTACTTAGGGGGGGGGTGGGGATGTCATGGAGCGGACTGCGccattaaaagttttaagcaggtgttttgatgggtattttcttgtttgggggggggaggtcttcgcgatatttagaggggtgcgtccttgctcttagggggtgggcaccaTTAGCAATGATGTCACTTCCATTTGTGTTCAGTTTTGTTAAAATTCTATCTTCACagtgaaagaaaagaattttacgATCAAACTTCTCTGAACAATTtatcaaaattttcgaaaaaacaaaaaaagatgcaGGGAGAAACTGAAAGGATAATAATACTTTTGAAGAATTCCAATAACAATCATTAATGTTCTAGTTTTAGTCAACTCTTTAATAATGGAATCCATTGAACAGATGCACAAATAAGTACACaatataaaatagttttatttacgcTCCATTAatatatttatcatttaaaatgaaGGTTTAAATATTCTTCAGTGGAGAAAAAGATCCAGTGCTACTGTTATTAACTTGTTTGAATAGAATAATagcccttttaaaaatttgttctttcaAACAATCGGTTCGAAGAACAAGCAAGGTTGTATTTGGTTTTGCATGCTGCCTAAGAAATCGTTTATCTTCTCGAGCAAAGAAAACCGCTGCCATTCTGGAAAATTCGAACAAACGATTTATAAATAAGAGTTTCCCATGCCATTGAGCTTATGAATCTAAGAACGCGAATCCTTCATTTGTATGAATAAACAACCCTGACATAATATTATAGATTAATGACCCGAGCGACTTTATTCACGTTTTTCTTTTATCTCGCGTTGAAAGTGTTCGCTCGGAACAGTGCCAGACGAAGTCTAGGAACCGTTTCAAAGTCAACAGCGTTTACTATTTTTGCTTGCCTTGCTTCACTTTTTCgtgaataataacaataaaaagaagGCTCTTATACCCAGTTTCTCGGACAAGATAAGATAAGATATGTGAGGTTCTGACGGCTCTAAAAAGCTCAAAGTACATAGGCATTCAAATGAGGGAAAGGAGTCCttctcaagggcgcccatatgggggggggcaagtggaggctcaagcccccctttgaaattagaactcctttgcttttagtatttttttctttgcaaaaatgcaaaaacattgcTTCTCCagcaatttatgaataaataattaaaaatgtcaaattttaataactctaatctgtaccgaaaccggttttcatggggaaaatatcctgctaaaccatggggaaaatatctgagcccccccccttaaaatttcgcATATGAGCGCCCTTTCCTTCTTGTTACGTGTTTCACAGGGGTGtctcccctaagagcaagggcgcacccctaaatatcgcaaaaacTCCCCAAAAAGTAAGAGCCCCtcccaaaagtgaaaaatacccccaaactcccctaaaaatttcaatggcgccatGACCCACCTCCTCACTAGGTGGGCACCCTCGTGTTTCAAttaggactgcggagtcggagggaaaatgacagactccgaaaTGTTTGagtcttcaactccgactcctttactttaaaatcagttcgactccgcagccctagttTCAACTATGCTTGAATATAGAGAGCCTAAAAACTGAACCATGTCATTTTGGACACGGCAATAACCAGAATTCTCTCAAGGAAGAGGGAGTCACAACAAGCAGAAATTCCTTTCCAGGTCATGCAGTCCTTAGAATTTGCAATTTGACTTAAAAGAAGAACCCGTTTATGACAGTACTAAGTCTGGGGCAGACacgaaattaaagaaaattttatgcaaaCATTGGGTTGATGTATACTAGTTAAAACAGCATAGTAGTTATCTAATGAGTAGGTCTTTTTTCCTAGCCCAAACACacgtacaatttttttaattaaaatgttgtcCAAGAAAAGTAATCTTAGCCAACGAAAAGTAATATTGATCCCATTCAATAATACAGACAAGTAgcttcgatttaaaaaaaaaaacatctaaaactaAAAATGTAGTGTAGAAACATAATGCagaaaaaactagaaattacaaaatgaaaagataaaagaCGGAAATTTATAAAGAATTGTAAATATAATccctttcttttgatttttaaaatcttttacaaagataaatgtatatatttgtttACGTAAGTTACGAGTTTATataatgcactgaaaaaaatactAACTTTTTAATGCTgtgatgcatatttttaaaattgccttttcATTGCAGCCAGGAAGAGTGGCAACTCTCGTTGAGGACAACCAAGGCGTGACCTGGGGTCGAGCTTTCCTGCTGGGACCGGCTGCTGAGGCTTCCTTAAACTACTTGGACAGTCGCGAGAACAAAATCGGCGGTTACACAACAACAGTGGTCACCTTCCACCCCAGGGATTCCAAAGACGAGCCCTTTCCTGTGCTTCTATACGTAGCCCTTCCGTCTAGTCACCTATACCTGGGTCCAGTGCCACTTCCACAGCTGGCCACAGAGATATCTGAGGCATCTGGCCACTGCGGCCACAATGCGGAATACCTCTTGAGGTTGGCGAACTTCATGAAAGAACAATTGCCTGATGTTTACGACGAACATATTTACCTCTTGGACCATCTAGTCCGTTCTCGACTCAAGGAGCAGAATCTCTCGGTGGAAGACGTCATGGGCGAGGACAGACAGTGGGCGATAGCTGCAATTGCTGGTGGTCTCACCAAGGACATGGACCGAGAAGTTGAACGTCCAGTAACTCCTCCTCGATCTCCAGACTTTGCTTCACGCGTACCTTCTCGCAAACTCAGGTGCTTGGACttataaaaatatactacagaaCTTTCCACGAAAGTTTATGCCTTGTTAACTTT from Uloborus diversus isolate 005 chromosome 5, Udiv.v.3.1, whole genome shotgun sequence encodes:
- the LOC129222645 gene encoding glutathione-specific gamma-glutamylcyclotransferase 1-like, which gives rise to MWVFGYGSLIWNPGFEYLDSKVGYIKGYVRRFWQGNDFHRGNKEKPGRVATLVEDNQGVTWGRAFLLGPAAEASLNYLDSRENKIGGYTTTVVTFHPRDSKDEPFPVLLYVALPSSHLYLGPVPLPQLATEISEASGHCGHNAEYLLRLANFMKEQLPDVYDEHIYLLDHLVRSRLKEQNLSVEDVMGEDRQWAIAAIAGGLTKDMDREVERPVTPPRSPDFASRVPSRKLRCLDL